From Paenibacillus sp. PK3_47, the proteins below share one genomic window:
- a CDS encoding M15 family metallopeptidase gives MSRTSKIVILFIVIIAAGWGIGKYAIPSASENNETAVVGGSGLQGQPAASSEPSPVPTVNPDSQGQAPGGNDTGTGAEASPPASAGPSDAGNGGDTGAEPSQTPQPASSGGPGNNGAVMTAAEPDSLTVMVNKQYKLPDNYKPSDLVYPDVRFIFSEKIEKRMMRRTAATALEEMFAGAEKDGIYLAGVSAYRSEKTQTVLFNNYVARDGEEKARTYSAVPGHSEHQTGLSIDISGSEGKCAAESCFGGTKEADWLAAHAAEYGFIIRYPEGKEAITGYMYEPWHVRYVGKEIAADIAARGITLEEYYDAVPVSQ, from the coding sequence ATGTCCAGAACCAGCAAGATCGTCATCTTATTTATTGTCATCATCGCCGCAGGCTGGGGAATCGGCAAATATGCCATACCATCCGCTTCAGAGAATAATGAAACTGCGGTAGTCGGAGGCAGCGGCCTTCAGGGCCAGCCTGCGGCAAGCAGCGAGCCGTCTCCAGTACCTACTGTGAATCCGGACAGCCAGGGACAAGCGCCGGGGGGGAATGATACAGGCACAGGTGCAGAGGCCTCTCCCCCTGCATCGGCAGGGCCGTCTGATGCCGGAAACGGCGGCGATACAGGCGCAGAACCGTCGCAGACGCCGCAGCCGGCCAGTTCCGGCGGCCCCGGCAATAACGGTGCTGTGATGACTGCCGCCGAACCGGACAGCCTGACCGTAATGGTCAATAAGCAGTACAAGCTGCCTGATAACTATAAGCCGTCTGATCTGGTGTATCCGGATGTGAGATTTATTTTCTCGGAAAAAATCGAGAAGCGGATGATGCGCCGCACCGCCGCCACCGCTCTGGAGGAAATGTTCGCCGGGGCCGAGAAGGACGGCATATACCTGGCGGGCGTCTCTGCGTACCGTTCCGAAAAGACGCAAACGGTACTCTTTAACAACTATGTGGCCAGGGACGGGGAGGAGAAAGCCCGGACGTACAGTGCAGTACCCGGCCACAGTGAACATCAGACGGGCTTGTCTATCGATATCTCCGGCAGTGAGGGCAAGTGTGCGGCCGAGAGCTGCTTTGGGGGAACGAAGGAAGCGGACTGGCTGGCAGCGCATGCTGCGGAGTACGGCTTCATTATCCGTTATCCGGAAGGCAAGGAGGCCATTACCGGCTACATGTACGAGCCTTGGCATGTCCGTTATGTGGGCAAGGAGATTGCCGCTGACATCGCGGCCCGCGGCATTACGCTGGAAGAATATTACGATGCTGTTCCGGTGTCGCAATGA
- a CDS encoding formate/nitrite transporter family protein, with protein sequence MAYNKPQQIAEVTVENGIKKVHNPLAAVLILGFLGGAFISLGFLLDIRVIAGAPAEWGSIANFIGAAVFPVGLIMVLLAGGELLTGNMMAVPLAFLAKKISLWDVVKNLVLITVSNLAGALFVAYFFGHVVGLTADGVYLDKLIDMAEHKIDVTFLQAFVSGIGCNWLVALAVWLSYGADNFSGKILGIWFPTMAFVAIGFQHVVANMFLIPAAIFEGHFTWGQYFGNFVPVWLGNLTGGAIFVAAAYYMAYLRKAPAVVSAPQDIPAAGIKKHA encoded by the coding sequence ATGGCATACAACAAACCGCAGCAGATTGCCGAGGTAACGGTTGAGAACGGAATCAAGAAGGTTCATAATCCGCTTGCGGCCGTGCTCATTCTCGGTTTTCTGGGGGGGGCTTTTATTTCGCTCGGATTTTTGCTGGATATTCGCGTCATAGCCGGTGCACCGGCTGAATGGGGCTCCATAGCTAATTTTATCGGGGCAGCGGTATTCCCGGTAGGACTGATTATGGTGCTGCTGGCGGGGGGCGAGCTGCTGACAGGCAATATGATGGCGGTGCCGCTGGCTTTTCTGGCCAAGAAGATCTCATTATGGGATGTTGTCAAGAACCTCGTGCTGATTACAGTCAGCAATCTGGCAGGCGCCTTGTTCGTCGCCTATTTCTTCGGTCATGTGGTAGGACTGACGGCAGACGGAGTGTACCTGGATAAGCTGATTGATATGGCAGAGCACAAGATTGATGTAACCTTCCTGCAGGCCTTCGTCTCGGGGATCGGCTGTAACTGGCTGGTGGCTCTGGCCGTATGGCTTTCCTACGGGGCGGATAATTTCAGCGGCAAAATTCTTGGCATCTGGTTCCCGACGATGGCCTTTGTAGCAATCGGCTTCCAGCACGTTGTAGCGAACATGTTCCTGATCCCTGCTGCTATATTTGAAGGCCACTTTACATGGGGACAATATTTCGGCAATTTTGTTCCTGTCTGGCTCGGCAATCTCACAGGCGGGGCAATTTTCGTCGCTGCTGCTTATTATATGGCATATCTGCGCAAGGCTCCGGCTGTGGTCTCGGCACCTCAGGACATTCCGGCAGCCGGCATCAAGAAACACGCTTAA
- a CDS encoding molybdopterin oxidoreductase family protein, which yields MKHSSDGIFPAVCPLDCPDTCGLLVHKQDGKIVKVEGNPAHPVTRGAICNKVRNMAGRVHHPERLMHPLRRTGPKGSGAFEQITWDEAVSEIAGRYKALSAEYGPESILPYYFYGNMGVLSVGGMDRRFFNRLGASRLDAKICNAAGVTGWNYTMGMEGGTNPEETVNADLIIVWGGNIVSTNMHQVIFAEQARKRGAKVVVIDVHRNRTAQWADWFLPLYPGTDAALALGLMHILFRDGLTDEAFLQKYTVGHNELREQARKYPPELVSEITGVPAEDIEQLARMYGEAKVPYIHIGNGLQHHDNGGMNVRSIACLPALVGAWQKPGGGAIRSNSYYSAVNSGKLSRPGLRSNPRGRSINMNRIGEVLGQEDQPVRSLFVYCSNPLVVAPNADKVKAGFAREDLFTVVHDLFMTDTAMYADIVLPATSTFENTDLYGSYWHHYMQLQEPVLERQGECKSNVELFSLLGQAMGFEPEVFGQSEEEMITEALDYPRNPYLNGVTLERLKAERFVKLDMSRQEAYLDTLPTPSGKIELYSNAMELAGLPPLPVYTPLKEGYDGVRQPARDAEYPLMLISPPNHNFLNSTFGNVEKHRKLEKEPVLQIHPGDAAARGIADGDEITVYNSRGIVEIKAMVTDKMLPGTVISQGLWWDGKGTKQRVNVLTPDRLSDMGGGATFFSATVEVKKRELALSATIE from the coding sequence TTGAAGCATAGCAGCGACGGCATTTTTCCGGCGGTATGTCCGCTGGACTGCCCTGACACCTGCGGACTGCTGGTGCATAAGCAGGACGGGAAGATTGTAAAAGTCGAAGGAAATCCTGCTCATCCGGTTACCCGGGGAGCGATCTGCAATAAGGTGCGCAATATGGCCGGACGGGTGCATCATCCGGAGCGGCTGATGCACCCGCTGCGCCGCACAGGCCCGAAGGGAAGCGGGGCCTTTGAACAGATTACCTGGGATGAGGCGGTTTCGGAGATTGCCGGCCGGTATAAAGCGCTGTCTGCGGAATACGGTCCGGAGAGCATTCTTCCCTATTACTTTTACGGCAATATGGGTGTACTTAGCGTGGGCGGCATGGACCGCCGGTTCTTTAACAGGCTGGGCGCCAGCCGGCTGGACGCCAAAATCTGCAACGCCGCCGGCGTAACGGGCTGGAATTACACCATGGGTATGGAAGGGGGAACCAATCCGGAGGAGACGGTAAACGCCGATCTGATCATTGTCTGGGGCGGCAATATCGTCAGCACGAATATGCATCAGGTTATTTTTGCAGAGCAGGCGCGCAAACGCGGCGCAAAGGTCGTGGTCATCGATGTCCACCGCAACCGCACCGCCCAGTGGGCCGACTGGTTCCTGCCGCTCTATCCGGGAACAGATGCAGCACTGGCACTTGGCCTGATGCATATCCTGTTCCGGGACGGCCTGACTGATGAGGCCTTTCTGCAGAAGTACACCGTGGGACATAACGAGCTGCGCGAGCAGGCGCGTAAGTATCCGCCTGAGCTGGTCTCGGAGATAACGGGGGTGCCTGCAGAAGATATCGAGCAGCTGGCCAGGATGTACGGCGAAGCCAAGGTACCGTACATCCATATTGGCAACGGTCTGCAGCATCATGACAACGGCGGAATGAATGTCCGCAGCATCGCCTGCCTGCCGGCGCTTGTCGGTGCCTGGCAGAAGCCGGGGGGCGGGGCTATCAGGTCCAACAGCTATTACAGTGCTGTTAATTCCGGGAAGCTGTCCCGGCCGGGTCTGCGCAGCAACCCGCGCGGACGCAGCATCAACATGAACCGCATCGGCGAGGTGCTGGGGCAGGAGGATCAGCCGGTCAGGAGCCTGTTCGTCTACTGCAGCAATCCGCTCGTAGTGGCGCCTAATGCTGATAAAGTCAAGGCAGGCTTTGCCCGGGAGGATCTGTTCACAGTCGTGCATGATCTGTTCATGACGGATACGGCAATGTACGCCGACATCGTGCTTCCTGCGACCTCTACCTTTGAAAACACCGACTTATACGGCTCCTACTGGCACCACTATATGCAGCTTCAGGAGCCGGTTCTGGAGCGGCAGGGTGAATGCAAGAGCAATGTGGAGCTGTTCTCGCTGCTCGGACAGGCCATGGGCTTTGAGCCCGAAGTCTTTGGCCAGTCCGAAGAGGAGATGATCACGGAGGCGCTGGATTATCCGCGTAACCCTTATCTGAACGGGGTAACACTGGAGCGGCTGAAGGCGGAGCGGTTCGTGAAGCTGGACATGTCGCGTCAGGAGGCATATTTGGATACACTGCCGACACCTTCCGGCAAAATCGAGCTGTATTCCAACGCGATGGAATTGGCCGGACTGCCGCCGCTGCCTGTCTATACGCCGCTTAAAGAAGGTTATGACGGTGTCCGGCAGCCGGCGCGGGACGCCGAATATCCGCTTATGCTCATCTCGCCGCCGAACCACAATTTCCTGAATTCCACCTTCGGGAATGTGGAGAAGCACCGGAAGCTGGAGAAGGAACCGGTGCTGCAGATTCATCCCGGCGATGCGGCAGCCCGGGGCATCGCAGACGGCGATGAAATCACTGTATATAACAGCAGAGGTATAGTAGAAATTAAGGCTATGGTTACGGACAAAATGCTGCCGGGCACCGTCATCAGCCAGGGGCTTTGGTGGGACGGCAAGGGAACGAAGCAGCGGGTCAATGTGCTTACCCCGGACCGGCTCAGTGATATGGGCGGCGGTGCGACCTTTTTCTCGGCAACGGTAGAAGTGAAAAAGCGGGAACTGGCTTTGAGTGCTACAATAGAATAA
- a CDS encoding DUF3243 domain-containing protein, which yields MSEHNHVVSKDGEVTMNRINEAVERIDPQQREMILNNFQEFKSYLSKRIELAQKIGLNEEQLAVATEKIADYLAAHEEPRNSEEQLLLELWKVGNKEERHKLAHMLVKLVQD from the coding sequence ATGTCCGAACATAATCATGTAGTAAGCAAGGATGGGGAAGTCACCATGAACAGGATCAATGAAGCCGTGGAGCGGATTGATCCCCAGCAAAGAGAAATGATCCTCAACAACTTTCAGGAATTTAAGAGCTATTTGAGCAAACGTATCGAACTGGCGCAAAAGATCGGCCTGAACGAAGAACAGCTGGCTGTAGCTACAGAAAAAATAGCCGATTATCTTGCGGCACATGAAGAACCGCGCAACAGCGAGGAGCAGCTGCTGCTGGAGCTGTGGAAGGTCGGCAACAAAGAGGAGCGCCATAAGCTGGCCCATATGCTGGTGAAGCTGGTGCAGGACTAA
- a CDS encoding DEAD/DEAH box helicase has translation MSEVETLPGFKELGVSEVLNGLLKGQGIVKPTPVQEEAIPPLVEGLDVIARAKTGTGKTLAFLLPIMDKIRVENAYPQALILAPTRELALQITEEARKLARHTGVKILAVYGGQDVEKQLRKLEGGRHLIIGTPGRLLDHMRRGTLELGGVKMLVLDEADQMLHMGFLEDVESIITAVPYRRQTMLFSATMPDPVKRLAANYMKEPLDIVIKSGSPIPLDNIKQQVVEVSDRNKEEALIALIERDRPYLAIIFCRTKRRVSKLNEALQAAGYDCDELHGDLSQGKREAVMKRFRDAKLQLLVATDVAARGLDVEGITHVFNYDLPLDSDSYIHRIGRTGRAGGKGLAITLASPREYNLLDLIEHGTTQRLDRRRYEKDEFGVGEFTSVQGGGSSRGGRRNAAPDAARAGRGERGGRGQGRSGGAPRAEGGARPGGRGRDRVKEAGSWEAPAEKGGRSRSDAAGGKRSAYGAAAPRGAEATGGRGGGRGAAGKGGPSSGYSANVARGSEAGGFSYGASKGAGSGAGYNPGGAKASPKHRAHVARSGEAGGYGAPASSGGGSRGYNAGGSSSKGGKGGFGSGGRSGGGSSRGGRSSGSRGGSRGGRGSSR, from the coding sequence ATGAGTGAGGTGGAGACATTGCCGGGTTTTAAGGAACTGGGAGTATCAGAAGTATTAAACGGCCTGCTGAAGGGCCAGGGCATCGTTAAGCCGACGCCGGTGCAGGAAGAAGCGATTCCGCCGCTGGTTGAGGGACTGGATGTTATTGCAAGAGCCAAGACAGGAACAGGAAAGACGCTGGCTTTCCTGCTGCCGATTATGGACAAGATCCGCGTGGAGAACGCGTATCCGCAGGCGCTGATTCTGGCGCCTACACGGGAGCTGGCGCTGCAGATTACCGAAGAGGCGCGCAAGCTGGCACGCCACACCGGAGTGAAGATTCTGGCGGTATACGGCGGACAGGATGTGGAGAAGCAGCTGCGCAAGCTGGAAGGCGGCAGACATCTGATCATCGGCACACCGGGCCGGCTGCTGGATCATATGCGCCGCGGAACCCTGGAGCTGGGCGGCGTAAAGATGCTCGTGCTTGATGAAGCCGACCAGATGCTGCACATGGGTTTCCTGGAGGACGTGGAATCGATTATTACGGCCGTGCCTTACCGCCGTCAGACGATGCTGTTCTCCGCAACAATGCCGGACCCGGTCAAGCGGCTGGCAGCCAATTACATGAAGGAGCCGCTGGATATTGTGATCAAGAGCGGTTCACCGATTCCGCTGGACAATATCAAGCAGCAGGTCGTGGAGGTCTCCGACCGCAACAAGGAGGAGGCGCTGATCGCGCTCATCGAACGGGACCGCCCTTACCTGGCCATTATTTTCTGCCGGACCAAGCGCCGGGTCTCGAAGCTGAACGAAGCGCTGCAGGCTGCCGGCTATGACTGCGATGAGCTGCACGGCGACCTGTCGCAGGGCAAACGGGAAGCGGTGATGAAACGGTTCCGCGATGCGAAGCTGCAGCTGCTAGTGGCAACGGATGTTGCCGCGCGCGGCCTTGACGTGGAAGGCATCACCCACGTATTTAACTATGATCTGCCGCTGGATTCGGACAGCTATATCCACCGCATCGGCCGGACCGGCCGCGCAGGCGGCAAGGGTCTGGCGATTACGCTGGCCTCGCCGCGTGAATACAACCTGCTCGACCTCATCGAGCACGGAACCACCCAGCGGCTGGACCGCCGCCGCTATGAGAAGGATGAATTCGGCGTAGGCGAATTCACCTCTGTACAGGGCGGCGGCTCCTCCCGCGGCGGACGCAGGAACGCCGCACCTGATGCGGCGCGCGCCGGACGGGGCGAGCGCGGCGGCCGCGGGCAGGGACGCAGCGGCGGAGCGCCGCGTGCGGAAGGCGGAGCACGGCCGGGCGGACGCGGCCGTGACCGCGTGAAGGAAGCAGGCAGCTGGGAAGCGCCTGCCGAGAAGGGCGGCCGCAGCCGCAGCGATGCGGCCGGCGGCAAGCGCAGCGCGTATGGCGCGGCTGCGCCGAGAGGCGCCGAAGCCACCGGCGGGCGCGGTGGCGGCAGGGGGGCCGCCGGCAAGGGCGGCCCTAGCAGCGGCTACAGTGCCAATGTAGCCAGAGGGTCTGAAGCCGGCGGATTCAGCTACGGCGCCTCGAAGGGCGCCGGATCAGGCGCCGGCTACAATCCGGGCGGGGCCAAGGCCAGCCCGAAACACCGGGCCCATGTGGCGCGCAGCGGCGAAGCCGGGGGCTATGGCGCTCCGGCGTCCAGTGGCGGCGGCTCACGCGGTTATAATGCCGGCGGCAGCAGCTCCAAGGGCGGCAAAGGCGGCTTTGGCTCCGGCGGACGCAGCGGCGGCGGTTCTTCGCGCGGCGGGCGCAGCAGCGGTTCGCGCGGCGGCTCACGGGGCGGACGCGGCTCTTCCAGATAA
- a CDS encoding FAD-dependent oxidoreductase produces the protein MKVAVIGCTHAGTAAIVNTAQLYPDAEITVYEKNDNVSFLSCGIALYVGGVVKDAQGLFYSSPEKLAELGVKMNMRHEVINIDTEAKTLRARNLATGMEHTDTYDKLIMTTGSWPIIPKLEGMELDGILLSKNYAHSNTIIERAQKVDRITVIGAGYIGVELVEAFQMNGKQVTLIDGEERILSKYLDKEFTSPIEKSLEDHGIKLALGEKVSSFAGENGKVTKVITSKGEHETDLVILCIGFRPNTELLKGQVDMLPNGAIIVNDYMQTSLPDVYAAGDSCAIHYNPTGKHAYIPLATNAVRMGTLVARNLVAQTIPYMGTQGTSGIKIYEDNIAGTGLTEAGAKAEGIEADSVMITDNYRPEFMPTFEEVQLKVVFERATRRILGAQIMSKMDLTQSINTVSVCIQNKMTVDQLAFIDFFFQPHYNKPWNFLNTAGLQALPKAAAAKETVNV, from the coding sequence ATGAAAGTAGCAGTCATTGGATGTACACACGCCGGAACCGCAGCCATTGTGAATACCGCCCAGCTTTACCCGGATGCCGAAATTACGGTGTACGAGAAAAATGATAACGTGTCGTTCCTGTCATGCGGCATTGCGCTTTATGTAGGCGGAGTGGTAAAGGATGCTCAAGGATTGTTCTACTCCTCGCCGGAGAAGCTTGCCGAACTGGGCGTGAAGATGAATATGCGCCATGAAGTTATCAATATAGATACAGAAGCCAAAACACTGCGTGCCCGCAACCTGGCAACAGGCATGGAGCATACAGACACTTACGATAAACTGATTATGACTACCGGCTCGTGGCCGATTATTCCGAAGCTGGAAGGCATGGAACTGGACGGCATCCTGCTGTCGAAGAATTACGCCCACTCCAACACGATTATTGAAAGAGCGCAGAAAGTGGACAGAATCACTGTGATCGGCGCGGGATACATCGGGGTCGAGCTCGTGGAAGCTTTTCAAATGAACGGGAAGCAGGTTACCCTGATTGATGGCGAAGAGCGGATTCTGAGCAAATATCTCGATAAGGAATTCACTTCACCGATCGAGAAGTCGCTGGAGGATCACGGAATCAAGCTGGCCCTTGGCGAGAAGGTAAGTTCTTTTGCCGGAGAAAACGGTAAAGTGACCAAGGTCATCACGAGCAAAGGGGAGCATGAGACGGATCTGGTTATCCTCTGCATCGGTTTCCGTCCGAATACAGAGCTGCTGAAGGGCCAGGTGGATATGCTGCCTAACGGCGCTATTATCGTCAATGATTACATGCAGACCAGCCTTCCGGATGTGTATGCCGCCGGTGACAGCTGCGCCATCCATTACAACCCGACAGGCAAGCATGCTTACATCCCGCTGGCTACTAACGCTGTACGGATGGGTACGCTGGTCGCCCGCAATCTGGTGGCTCAGACCATTCCTTATATGGGAACACAAGGCACTTCGGGGATCAAAATTTATGAGGACAACATTGCCGGTACAGGTCTGACCGAAGCCGGAGCGAAGGCGGAAGGTATTGAAGCCGACAGCGTCATGATTACCGACAACTACCGTCCGGAGTTCATGCCTACTTTTGAAGAAGTGCAGCTCAAAGTAGTATTCGAACGTGCCACACGCCGGATTCTCGGGGCGCAGATCATGTCCAAGATGGACCTTACGCAATCGATCAACACCGTGTCCGTGTGCATCCAGAACAAAATGACAGTGGATCAGCTGGCCTTCATCGATTTCTTCTTCCAGCCGCACTACAACAAGCCTTGGAACTTCCTCAACACTGCAGGACTTCAGGCGCTGCCTAAAGCTGCCGCAGCTAAGGAAACAGTCAATGTATAA
- a CDS encoding formate--tetrahydrofolate ligase, with protein sequence MRLITEVASAAGIHEDHLELYGKYKSKLAPSLWEELKQKPDGKLVLVTAVNPTPAGEGKTLTTIGLAQALNAAGVKTVAALREPSLGPCLGMKGGATGGGKAQIVPADEINLHFTGDIHAVTSAHNLLSAMIDNHIFQGNELGLDPQRIVWKRVMDMNDRSLRSIVTGLGDGNGTVRESGFQITTASEIMAVLCLCENLADLKARLGRMLIGYDQSSRPVTAREVGAVEAMTALLKEAVKPNLVQTLEGTPVIVHGGPFANIAHGCSSVIGTRHALKLGDVVVTEAGFGADLGAEKFMDIKCRQAGLAPSAAVLVVTVKSLKYNGGVRKEELYAGNRAALLSGLSNMERHIENLGKFGVPVLVALNHFEGDAPAEVNEVLEACRRLGVPAAVSKVWAEGGAGGLELALELKKLLDREDGGRFAPLYEDNLDIPAKINKVVTEIYRGADVAFSPAAKRSLAIIEKLGLQHLQVCMAKTPYSFSDQPRLLGAPEGFTMGVRDITLSLGAGFAVVITGNMVTMPGLPARPAAEGLQVDEDGRIHGLE encoded by the coding sequence ATGAGGTTAATTACAGAGGTGGCATCGGCAGCAGGAATTCATGAAGATCATCTGGAGCTTTACGGGAAATATAAAAGCAAGCTGGCACCTTCGCTCTGGGAAGAGCTGAAGCAGAAGCCGGACGGGAAGCTGGTGCTGGTCACAGCCGTCAATCCCACGCCCGCAGGCGAAGGCAAAACATTAACAACCATCGGACTGGCCCAGGCGCTGAATGCCGCGGGGGTGAAGACTGTAGCGGCGCTGCGCGAACCTTCGCTGGGTCCATGCCTCGGCATGAAGGGCGGGGCCACCGGCGGCGGAAAGGCGCAGATTGTTCCGGCAGATGAAATTAATCTGCATTTTACCGGAGATATTCATGCTGTAACTTCAGCCCACAATCTGCTGTCCGCGATGATCGACAATCATATTTTCCAGGGCAATGAGCTGGGCCTTGATCCGCAGCGTATTGTCTGGAAACGGGTCATGGACATGAATGACCGCAGCCTGCGCAGCATTGTCACCGGCCTTGGCGACGGGAACGGAACGGTTCGTGAGAGCGGCTTTCAGATTACGACCGCTTCGGAAATTATGGCTGTATTATGCCTGTGCGAAAATCTGGCTGATCTGAAGGCAAGACTGGGCCGGATGCTGATCGGGTATGACCAGTCCAGCCGGCCGGTAACCGCCAGGGAGGTGGGGGCTGTGGAGGCGATGACCGCCCTGCTGAAGGAAGCTGTAAAGCCGAACCTGGTACAGACTCTTGAAGGTACACCGGTGATTGTACACGGGGGTCCTTTTGCCAATATCGCGCACGGCTGCAGCAGTGTAATCGGTACACGGCACGCTTTGAAGCTGGGCGATGTAGTAGTAACGGAGGCCGGATTCGGCGCCGACCTTGGCGCAGAGAAATTCATGGATATCAAATGCCGCCAGGCTGGACTTGCCCCTTCTGCAGCTGTGCTGGTAGTAACGGTCAAATCACTGAAGTACAACGGAGGTGTCCGCAAGGAGGAGCTGTATGCCGGCAACCGGGCCGCGCTGCTCTCCGGGCTATCCAACATGGAGCGTCATATCGAGAATCTGGGCAAATTCGGCGTTCCGGTGCTGGTCGCGCTCAATCATTTCGAAGGGGATGCCCCGGCTGAAGTCAATGAAGTGCTGGAGGCCTGCCGCCGGCTGGGTGTGCCTGCTGCGGTATCAAAGGTCTGGGCGGAAGGCGGAGCCGGAGGATTGGAGCTGGCACTGGAGCTGAAGAAGCTGCTGGACCGGGAGGACGGGGGCAGGTTTGCACCGCTTTATGAAGATAACCTCGATATTCCGGCCAAAATCAATAAAGTCGTCACAGAAATTTACCGCGGCGCCGATGTAGCCTTCTCTCCTGCAGCCAAACGCAGTCTGGCTATTATTGAAAAGCTTGGCCTGCAGCATCTGCAGGTATGCATGGCCAAGACGCCGTATTCCTTCTCGGACCAGCCCAGGCTGCTCGGTGCGCCTGAAGGCTTCACCATGGGTGTCCGCGACATTACCTTATCGCTCGGTGCCGGCTTTGCTGTAGTGATTACCGGTAACATGGTGACCATGCCGGGTCTTCCGGCCAGGCCGGCTGCCGAAGGGCTGCAGGTGGATGAAGACGGAAGGATTCACGGCCTGGAGTAG
- a CDS encoding glutathione peroxidase, with translation MSIYSFAGVTPSGTEVPFKEYEGKVLLIANTASQCGLTPQYGELQKLYEDYGDRGLVVLGFPCNQFAGQEPGSSEEAEAFCQVNYGVKFPVFAKTDVNGPEASLLFKYLKGQQPGAGESSDIQWNFTKFLVDRSGQVVARVEPRESPETMRGLIESLL, from the coding sequence ATGTCAATCTACAGTTTCGCCGGGGTTACGCCTTCAGGTACAGAGGTTCCGTTCAAGGAATATGAAGGCAAGGTGCTGCTGATCGCCAATACGGCCAGCCAGTGCGGGCTTACCCCGCAATACGGTGAGCTTCAGAAGCTCTATGAGGACTATGGGGACCGGGGCCTTGTGGTGCTGGGCTTTCCCTGCAACCAGTTTGCCGGCCAGGAGCCTGGAAGCAGTGAAGAAGCGGAGGCATTCTGCCAGGTTAACTATGGAGTCAAATTTCCGGTTTTCGCCAAAACCGATGTCAACGGTCCGGAGGCCAGCCTGCTTTTTAAATATCTGAAGGGCCAGCAGCCGGGTGCGGGGGAGAGCAGCGACATCCAGTGGAACTTCACCAAATTTCTGGTGGACCGCAGTGGTCAAGTAGTGGCCCGGGTAGAGCCCAGGGAGTCGCCGGAGACGATGAGAGGGCTCATCGAATCCCTGCTGTAG